The Chryseolinea soli nucleotide sequence GGGCGGCGAGAAAGATCAGGATTTTTTCGTCGGGGAAAATAAAAGGTTCGTACTCACTCCCGGGCGTGTTGATGGCCTCGCCGAGATTTTCGGGTTGCTGATATTTTCCATCCACCAACACGCTCCGGAAAATGTCCGACCCTCCCAGCCCACCGTCTCTCCGCGAGCCGAAATACAGCGTGCCCTTGTCGGTTAAGGTTGGATAGTATTCGCTTTTATCGCTATTGACGGGCGCCTCCATCCGGACGGGCTCACTCCAGCCCATCTTCGTGCGCTCCATTTTCCAGATGTCCATATCTGCTTTAGCAGGATCGCCGGCTTTGAGGGGACGGTTGGAAATGAAATACAACGTCTTACCGTCCTTTGTGAAGAAGGGATCGGCGTCCATATACTGCCCGGAGAACGGAGCAATCGAAGGCGCGGCCCACGCGCCATTTTTATAATACGAAACACAAATGGTCCACTTGCTGATATCCGGACCGCTCTTCACAAAATACAACGTATCACCCCCCGGCGAAAATGCAGGATGAGATTCGTAGTCACCCGTACTCACAACACCCTCACCAAAAATGCGCGGCTGCAACAACGCGCCGGCTTGTGCATAAGATTTTGGCTGAGCGTCGATGGAGGAATATATCAAAGCAATCGACAGGAACGTAAGGAAATAACGCATAGCTTTTTGGTTAAGGTACAGCATAATACCAAAGCCCAAGATACAGCCGATTGAACTATGTTGCATTTCAACACCCCCAAAACGCTCACACCTTTTGCGGCAATTTCAACCCCGGAAGCTTATTTTTTTAAAAGCCCCAATGCATGACCTCTATGCGTCGCATAAATATTCACCCTCACAAACTCACACCCTACTGGCTCCTGGCTCCTGGATTCTGGCTCCTGAAAATTCCCTCAAATCCCCACATACCAAGCCCACCCAATGTCCCCATTGTCAATAAAATCATCACTCACCACCACCCTTTCCAAAAACTTAATGCTCTTATACCCCACCTGCGTCTCCACCCGTGCGCGTACAGGCGCCCCGTGGGGAATGGAAAGGTCGCGGCCGTTCATGCCATAGGCCAGGAGCGTCTGCGGGTGAAAGGCATCGAGCAAGTCGATGCTTTCGCGGTAGCCGTCGTAGGCCACGAAATTCACAAAGCGTGCGGTGGGCAGGATGCCGGCGTGTTGCAACACCACGCTCAGCGGCACACCCGTCCATTCGGCAATGGCCGACCATCCCTCTTCACAGAGGTGACGTGTGATCTGCTTGCGCATGGGAAACTTCTGAAGGTCGGCCAGCGAATACAATCCCGGTCGCGCCACACGCCCCTCGACCGACAAGCGCCAGTCGCCAAACCCATTTTTAAGAAAGGGACCATACGCCTCGCTATGCACCGAGGGATCGATCGTGCCCGTGGCGGGGAACGACGAGATATCGCCATAGGCATACTCCTTCACCAGCGATTGTCCCGGCAGCAGCGCCCGGTGGGCCTTGTAGGTGAGCACGTCGCCCATGCGGAGGATGTTGCCGTAGGTGGGCGGAAGAGGTTGCGAACAGGCGGGCAACAACATGCCGCTCAGCGAGGTCAACCCCGCGATGATGGCCCGGCGCCGCGTGATGAGATGTTGCTGTTTCATTATTTTCCCAGGGTCATGCCCCGCATTTGTTGTCTGAATCCGGAACGGATCACCATCACTACGTGCACCACCAAAAACAGCACGAGGGCCACAAAGGCAAAGAAGTGGATGGTCCGCGCCGACTGAACGCCTCCAAACATTTTCAGCAGAAATGGATACGCCGCCGTCACTGCCGGCGACATCGTCACACCCGTCACCACCATCAGCGGAAGCAGGAAGAACACGATGGTCACATAGGTACACTTCTGCAGGAGGCCATAGGGGCCACCACCTTTCGGAATCTGCATGCGCAGATGATCACCCACGTCGCGCAAGAACGACCGCCATGTAAATTCATCACGTCGTGGCAGGAGCCGCTTCCGGAAATGTCCCGTGAAAGCCCCGGCTAACAAATAGATTGCGCCCGTGACAAACAAGAACCATCCGGCGAGGAAGTGCAGACTTCGCCCCCACCCGTTCTGGTTGAAAATGTCGTAGGTGCGGCCTGCCGATACGGGCGATCCCGGCCGGTCGAAAAAGGACTCACGTTGCGTCCATCCGTTATGATGATAGTTGCGGCTGACGGGCAATTCCAGCAAAGCCGGCGTGAGGTCGTTGCCCACTTCACCCCAATACAACCGCGGGTGGGTCATCAGCATTTCATAGCCCGAAAACACCAGCGCGACAAAACTCATCGCGATGATCCAATGCGAGATCCTGACCCAGCGTTTGTGCTGACCATTCGTAACCGAGAGAGAGGGCATGGATCAATATACGTTTTTTTCGTCAATGTCTGAAGCCATTCTTCACGCCATCTTCAAACAACCGTAACATCCATCTCTTATTAACGTGCTACATTTGTGCCCGTAACCATCGCATTGTTCATATGCACGTGTTAGTGGTCGACGACCTGAAAGAAGATCGATTCATCATCAAGAAACTCCTCACCCCGCGCTTCAACGTCACCACCCTCTCGTCGGCACCCGAGGCCCGGGCCTTCGCCATGAGCCGCGGCTTTGATGTGGCCGTAGTCAACGCCATGCTCCGCGAAGACCTTGACGGCATCGCCTTGCTCCGCGACCTCAAAGCGATCTGCCCGAACAATTTCCTCGCACTGGCTTGCACTTGCCATCCTGAACCTTCGCGGACGCGGAAATTGTTGCAAGCGGGGTTTAAAGATATTTTGCTGAAGCCTTTTGATGTGAATGCTTTTACGTTTTTGGTGAATGAGGGGCGTGCCTGACGATCCATTAAGATGGATCAGTTAGTGAATAATAACACCTTTCTTGGCGGTTGATGTTTCGTACACCAATGCAGGAAATCCATAGTCGACGTGTATTTGAATCCCCTTAATATCCGTCAGCGGTTTAATAACAAACTCAACTTTGTTCTGAATTACCTTTTTACTGACAATCTGAATTTTTTCTATCTCCTTGAAGTAATCCGGATCAATCCTATACAAACTGTCCGCTACTTTTTCCGTAAGTTCAATATTAAGTCTTGATGCACGGGTTTCCGGCCACCCTTTCGCACTGATCTCAATATCAAGATCGGATGGTGATTTATCGAAGAGTAACCAGACCGTAGCGGATTCCCCTGGCCGAAGCATTATGGTTTTAGTTTTTGGATAGTAGTCGATAAGTCCATTTTTAATCACTTCAATATTTGCGACGGGCGATTGACTGAATCTTTCAGCATTGAAACTCTTGTCGAGCAGTGTCCACTTTTGTTCATCGGGAAGATGGTTGAGAAACATTTTCTCAGGGGGAGTTAGGTAATAAAACATGTCCAACTCCTTCGTAAAGGTATCGGTAACATGTCCGCTTGCCCATGTAGGGTCAATGAGATACCACTTGCCACTGAGTCTTACTGCATTCCAAGCATGCGGCTGCAACTCATCGTTTATCACTCCCTTGGCCATTCCATTTACTACTTCACACGGAATGCCTGCGTGATTACACAGCGATTTGAATAGCCGGGCATAGCCATCGCAAACTGCTTTCTTTCGATTAGCAACGACATTTGCAACCGCTTCATTATATTCAATACTGTCCCGGTAATTCAAGTCGAAGTCTTCGTACATATTATGTCCGGACAGCCATTTGCTATAAATCGCGACATCATATTCAATATTGTCGGTAACCCAATAAAATATAGCATCTAATTTCTTCCTAGGTTCACTAAGACCCCTGGTGATCCTCGACGAAAGTAATTTTAAGGAACTGGAATTGGTATTTTGAGAGAACGCAGGACCGACGGTCACCAGAAAAAAAAGTACGATTACATATCGATGCATAAAAGATTCTCCCCGGTCTGATTCAGAATGTACAGTTCAACAGCTCGTCCAGGTTTTGGGTGTCTATTCGGTTGTTGTGGCTACAAATATAAATTATTCCGGAGATCACCCAAGGGACCGCGTGTGCCGCGGTTGCCGTGCATGTTATACACGCAAAATCAGCTCCCCGCGGGCCTATACATTTCTTACGGCAGAGACTTCGCGTGGACAATTTCGAGCAAAGGTGATGAAGAAGTAATGTAGCTTTGACTAAAATAAACTTCGGAAACCTGAAATAGGAGGACTAAAATTTCTAAATCCAAATTGAGGATCAAAATGATGATTGGCTGCAAAAAGTCTGAGGCTGAATTTATCGACCGGCGGTCTTTTATACTCGTAATTCGTTCTGAAAAAACAATAAATTGGTCCTTCAGCACTAACATTGTGTGTAACGTCAATTCTTTCTGCCGTCGAGAAAGCACTAAAGGATAATTTGATATCATCGCGATCTGGAGAATTCGGATCGTAGAGATAAATTTCTACGTGATTACCCCGCATTCGATAACCGTAGGCCATCACCTGATGATTGCTGCCCAAATCGCCAGGATTCAGAGACTTGATCATGACCAAACCCATAGGCGATAATTTTCCTGAGAGAATATCCTGCCGGATAATAGGAAATTCAACATTGGCCATGATAAATGCCCGGCCATCTGCCAGGCCTAATGCATTGGCAATGTTTTCGTCTGTGTCCGGATAAAGCGGATTCATATATTTTAGGTATAAACTAATATCATCTATATCGAATGAATCGAATAACCGGTTCACCAGGTAAATAAACAGCGGGTCTTGTTCGCCCATTGGCGGATTCCTACGGTCTGGAATGATTGCTGCCGACTCGTAATAGTCTTTCACAGTATACACCATGCCCCCACAGAGACCGTTTTTTGCATTTCCGTATTTCCAGTCAAGATCCGATCCTCGAAGGGGTGGAAGCGAGTAGGGCACATCTCCAAAGCTATTCGCAAAATGGAATCCATTTTTGCTTGGTAAAAAATAGGGAACATAGTGCGGAATGGAACGCAATAAAAAAAAATCCACCGTAGCATCGTCGCCACCTCCACCCGAGTGAAATACTTCAAAAGTATCGTCCGTAAACTGATGATAGGAATTGGAGCCCCAAAATGGGTTATCCCAATGTACATAGACACTTGCGCCGTGGCCATCGTTGATAGCATATCTCGCCGAGCCCTCTGTACCCGTTGCCACACCGTCGGATTCTGATCTCCATTCCGTCACACTATTTGGGTTAATTACATCGGCAGGATACCATGGGTCAGTCCAATCACCATGCGATAGACCGTCTTCGGTTTTTGTTAATGAAAATCCTGTCTGATTGTGGAATACAATTCTGGTTGATCGCGTTGCCATGATATTCGGTTTAAATGACAGCGCATACATCGCAAGCGCTGCCGGTTAGATAACTGAACTTGAGTCTTATTGTAATACAACTAAAATTGGAATCAGTCCTCTTCCGCCGGCCAATGGCGCCAGTGCTTTCCCGATCACCGCGCCAAAAGATTTCATAGGGTCAACTGCTTTCATGGCATACCCTGCTATCGCCGACGTGGTGAGCATATCCCCTGTTTCGATAGGGGAAATATCTGCATCCACTTTGCAATACACTTTTCCCATCATGGCAATTGGCTTTCTGTCGGCATCATCGTTTTGTTTATCCAGTATAATTCCCGGTTTATAATTTCCGGCACCGGATATGACGCCCACCACTTTTTTATCATACGCCTTCGTGCAAGGTTGCAAAGTGTCTGTCGCCGTTAACACCATGACTTCGCCGGGCTCAGCATCTTCTATAACATTGAAATCCTCGGCAAAGTCTGCATTGGTCAGTCGGATATCTCCGGTCACTTCAACGTCACCTTCAAATCGTCCGGCGAGTCTACCGCCTTTTCCAAATACTCCGACGCCGGTCACACTTGTGCCTACGATGCCGGTTCCTGCCCCGCGTGCTTCGCCTTCAACGCCGTTTCCATTGGTAGAACTGCATCGCGCGGCCGCCAATGTTCTACTCACCGCTCTTAAGCCATAGTTCGTATCGCTAAAGGCCGCCACTCCTCTGCCGCTATTCGATTCGCCCCGTAGTCCGTATGCCGTTTCGCTAATGCCATGAACGCCATTACCGGTCTTACTTGTACCTCTAACGCCATCTCCCGCCCCACCGGCTTCACCTTCCACACCCGTACCTTCCGGTGAACTGCATCGGGCCGCCGACAGCGTTCTGCTGGTAGCTCTTAAACCATAGTTGGTATCGCTAAAGGCCGCCACACCCCTTCCGCTATTGGATTCACCTTTTACGCCGTATCCCGTTTCGCTTATCCCGTGAACGCCGTTACCGGTTTTACTTGTACCTCTAACACCATCCCCAGCACCTCCGGCTTCACCTTCTACACCCGTACCTTCCGTTGAACTGCATCGGGCCGCCGAGAGTGTTCTGCTCGTGGCTCTTAAACCATAGTTGGAGTCGCTTTCAGCCACCACGCCTCTCCCCACCTCGCTGATGCCATGAACTCCATATCCGTTCTGACTGTGACCCTGAACACCCTTGCCACCATCATGAACATACTCCGGTCCGGTGCCGGTATAGTCGCCTTTTACCGCCGGCACCTTGGCGTCTTTAGATTCACCGATTACATTATCATGCATTTCAATTTTATTTAAGTTAATTAGAGAATTTACATTACGCTTTTTTCAAAAGTCGTGTAGGGAGGATCATTCGCATATTTTTCATCTGCGGAAAAATCCTGCTTCATTAAAGCGTGGCCGATTTCTCGCAAGCTTTCAGCGATGTCTTTAACAGAAACCGCATCTGCTAAAAGCGTTAACAGTGCTCCATAATAAGCGTGTTCATGCGGCGGTAAAGGTTGTGGATTCAACATCGCTTCGTCCGCCCATGCCCAAGGAACCGGGATTCCTAACCTTATCCCGTCCGTAAACCATGGTTCAGGTTGAGGGCCAACCGGGTGAGGAGGTATGCGCGGGTGTATGGGTGTTAAACACCAGTTGTCATCTTCATAATCCATAGATTCTGCACCCGCCTTAAAGAGGCTCTTTGCCGCCAATTTCAATTGCTTGTCGATAACAGCATCTGTTATCTCCTTCGTGATGGCTTTGACTATCATAGAAGCCATCACATTGCGTGTGCCAACCGACATTTTGGAGCTGTGGGGTATCAGTGCATCATGCACTCCGGGTCTTAGTCGTGCCAGAAATACCAGCGCCGCTGTTTTTTGAAATAAACTCATGATCGTTAAATTTTAAGGGTTAGAAAAATGACTGCTTTGTTACATGCGTTTTCAAAGGCTGTGTTAAAAATCTATCACAAATGTATTCCCAGCACCAAAGGCAATCCATACCATAAGCATGGCAAAAAGTTTTCCTCCTGGAGATTTCATACCATGCACATGGTATAAACCCTGTTGGATCCGGATCAGATCAGTAAACTAAATGGGAATGAACTCAGCCGGATGGGCTGACGCTAAGGAACCGTTATTTATTCCCAAAACGCGCGGCGAGCGCTGCACGGGAATGCACATTCAGCTTTTGGTAGATGTTTTTGACATGAGAATTCATGGTTTCGGGAGAGATGAAACAGTGCGCCGCAATTTCTTTATAGCTTAGGCCTTCCACGAGTAATTTCAGTATTTCATGCTCCCGTTTTGTAAGGTGAAAATCCTGCGCTTCGGGTATAGGCTTTTTGTTGTAGAAATATTCCATAACCTTTTTTGCAATCAACCCATTCATGGAGGCTTTGCCTTCATGAAGCTCCCGGATGGCATCCAGAATTTTTTGTGGTGAATCCTTTTTTAAGAGATAGCCATCGGCTCCTGCTTTAATAGCGGCAAATATTTTATCGTCGTCTTCAAACACGGTGAGCATTAAAATTTTCACACCGGGAAATACTGCCTTGAGCTCAACCACGGCGTCTATACCACTTTTACCCGGAAGGTCAATATCCATAATCAATACATCCGGCGTCTGTTTAACAACATCGGCAACAATGTTCCGGCAGTGTTCCCTTTCAAAAACAAGTTCTATATTATCCGAATTGCTCAAAATCGTACGCAATAGATCCCGGTATCTAACCTGGTCTTCAACAATTGCTGTTTTGATCATATTTTTTGCAGCTCCATAGCAGGTTCATGATAAGAAAGTTCCACCACCGTGCCACTGGTGTTTCCGGGTTTAATGGTAAGGACAGCCGGCAGCATGGCTGCGCGGGCGAACATATTCCTGACGCCGGAACCTGATTCCATCAATTCGATCAACGTCCGGTTCAATCCTCTTCCGTCATCTGCAATCGTGATCACGACATGGCGATCTGAAAAACAAATCCTTGCGTCGATATGGCTACCGTTAGAATGTTTCACAATGTTATTTAATGTCTCTTGTATGATGCGGAATATAATAACCTGCTTGTCGAGTTCGATGTCGATCGGGTCTCCTTCTATGGAATGGGCCACCGTAAACAACTTGGTTTTACAAATCCTGTCCAGTTCGGCAATAAATGAATCTTGCCAGCCCAGCCGGCTGATGTTTTCGGGGTGAATGCTTTTTGATATATCCCGGAGGGTGCCCATCGCCTCGGAGAGCAAGCCATCTGCCGCTCTCACTGTATTTTTTTCTGCTTCCTGTAAGGTCACTTCCAGGGATTGCAAATGCACTATGGCGATAGAGATGAGGGTGCCCACATTATCGTGCAATTCGCGGGATATGCTTTCAAAAGCTTGTGACTGAATTTCCAACTGCGACCGGAGGAGTTCCCGATCGAAATTGTTTTTCAATTGCGATTTGTCCTGCAGATAGCGGTACTTTCTTTTTTGATGAATAAAAAGCGAGAAAATGATAAGGCCCGCGAGCAATAGGATGATCACCGTGCTCCCAAACAAGATAAGTTCTACTTCCGAAAACGGTAATCCTTCCTGCATAAAAAGCCGGCCGCTACAAGCACGTTCATTAAGATAGCAAACGAATTAGAGACATACAAATAATAAAACTTGGCGAAGACCGGATATTTCCCCCACATGTAATTCAGCATTCCTAAAAAAGGTATCGTTCCGCCAAAATAGACCAGAAATCCAAAACTAAACCAAAACCACGGATCGCGGGTAATCATTTCATTTTCCTCGCTCAAGTACAGTTGCCTGAAATAAGCGACCGTGAGAAAAATCATAAATGCGCCGCCCACGACGATGCCTGTAGTATGTAACGTTGTGATTCCCGTAAAAACGGACTCCGACACCGCTAGCAAAAGAAAAAGCACATAAAAATAAAGAATGCTTAAGCGAATGCGTTTGCTCAAAATTTGCTCACGATATAAATAAGCCAGGCCCAGATAAAATATCCAGAAATAAAAATTATAGAGCCAGTGATTTTTTATCCCTGAACCCTTCATCAGGTGGCCCGCCAGGTCTATGAAGAAAAGATCAAAAATCCATAATAACGATAGCTTTCTCAGCGCGATGGGATAACGATAATAGAAACTGATTGTACTGATACCAGCCGCCAACCCTGCCACGATCAAAGGAACAACCGATATCATTTTTTAAAACCTATGGGTTTGTGTCTAACTATTATCTACTGGGGCTGGGTGGGTTTAGCCCTGTTCCTTTATCCCCGATACCGGGCATCAACACCGTGATCTGATCTTCTACCTGGAGGTCGTCGGCCGAGAAGATGAACTCCTCGTCCAGCTTAAAGTTTTTTGTTGGAACCATAACGATCGTTGCCTGGGTGAGGCCTTTCCCGCTTTGGTGCCAGTGGCAACCTTCACGCGGCCTGCCATCTTCCCATAAGATTTTCGCGGTTGGCGTATCGTTCACGGGAAACCTGGCGAAACAGATGCGGACGCTATCGGCATGCTGCTGCCTGATCTTTGAAATGAATTTCTCAAGTTCATCGAGTTCGATGAGGCCTGATTTTGTGACAAAGGGCAATGCTTCATTGTTGTTGAAGTTTGCCGTCCATTCGTACAACTGGGTGGTGGAACATTCTTTTTGCATGCGGGTGGGATTAAAGGGTAAACAATTTCAATGATTAAAGATAGCGCGTGCAGGATGGGTTGCAATACCATGGTTATGGTATATTGGTGGACCTTAGTTTCCCTCCTCATCATTTCCCTCATTTTATCAACAATCCTTTTTCGCAAGCACCCGCGTTCAAACGATGTGGCGCAACTTCAGCGCTCATTGACCTAGACCCTCCAACTCCGTAGGAGGTCTCCATCATAACACCGGGTGCCAACCCAGTGTATACGAACATACAGTCTCCTGCGCCACGTGTTCACGAAAATAGAAGCACGCCGCGATCATGGCGCACACCGCGCTGCGCACGGAGGCAACGTGCATAGGCGCGCCAAACCGTATGAGGCTCGATCAAACTTTCCTGTGGCGCGTTTGCCGTTGCCTCGTTTTCCCCGGATTGAAATCCGGGTTTATGATGGACAACTCCTACGGAGTTGAGGCGAGGGAACCCCGGCCTTCAAAGGACCAAAAGTTCCTTTGAAGGCCACCCTTGGGAAGGGGTTGTTGGATGGGGTTCTAAAATGGGGGTGATTTTTTTGCGTTGGGACTTTCCCCGAGGGGGAAGATGGTGTTGTGGGTGGGGCGGTTGGAGAGGACAACGGCCAGGGATAGCAATGGAAAGCCCGAAGTGCGTGGGCTTTGGAGCGTGGACGGACTTGGAATGGATAGCCCGGCCCCGAGGTTTCCGAGGGGGGCCGCCCGGTATTATTCTTTTACGGCAACAAAATATTTCTTCTCACTATCACACACGTGGCAACGATATGTTTCGGGCAATTCGCTAAACGCTGTGCCGGCCGGGACATGTGCGATCTCGTCGCCGTATTTTTGGTCGTAGACGGTCAGGCAGTTGCTGCATTGATAGATCGAATCGGGATGGCCATTGACCGTTGGGGCGGCTGGGGATTTGGCCGGTTCCTTCTCGGGGTTGAGTTGGCGGAAGTAGAGTTTGCTCAACTCGATCAGCAAGGCGGGGATCAACTCTTTGGATACACGCCGGGCGTAGGGAATGTAGGTGATCGTGTTGGGATTAAAATCTTTGGCGTAGGAGATGTCATAATACTCGCCTGTGGTCGTGCCACCGATCTGGCTCCGGGCAATGACCACGGAAGTGAAATGAAAACTTTCGCGGTTGGTCTTTATGGAAAATGTGAGGCCGTGCGTGCTGATGTCTTGTTGATCCAGCTCGCGGACGAGGAATCGTTTTAGCTCCAGGGCTTCGGCGTCGATCACGGGCAAGTGCCAGTTGAGCTCCAGCGAGGAATGGCGTTCGTTGATCCCGAATTTGCCCATCACCTTCTGCCACCGCAGGCGGTCGCTGGCCTTGATGCCCTTCACGACAAACGCCTTCCAGGGAATGATGTTGATCTTGCTGATGTTGGTTTCCTGGCACAGCCGGCAGGCCGCGCTCATGAATTCGATGTCGTATTGGTTGTTGCGCCAATATAAGCCCAACCAATACTGATTGTTGAGCATGGCGTTCAAGCCTTCGTAGTATGGAAACGCTGTTTCGGTGAAGGCGAGCTTTTCAGTGATCGGGTGATAGTTGATCCGCACGTAGTTGTTCTTCAGCACGAGATACAACTCCTCGGTTGTAAACGGCAGGAACTCCTGAAAGATCTTCTCCAACTCACGGGCGATCTTGGGAATGTCCTGACCAAAGATAAGTTTGGGCCAGCACTCCAGCAGGTTGCCTTTGCGGGTATCGCGAATGTAGAGGTACCAGTAATTCTCCTCGCGCGACGCAATAAAATTCAACTCCCCCGAAAACAACGGCACCAGGCTTTGCATGGGGTCGACGATGTTGATCTTGAGACGCGGCGTGAACTCGAATGCATCGATC carries:
- a CDS encoding sensor histidine kinase — translated: MKNNFDRELLRSQLEIQSQAFESISRELHDNVGTLISIAIVHLQSLEVTLQEAEKNTVRAADGLLSEAMGTLRDISKSIHPENISRLGWQDSFIAELDRICKTKLFTVAHSIEGDPIDIELDKQVIIFRIIQETLNNIVKHSNGSHIDARICFSDRHVVITIADDGRGLNRTLIELMESGSGVRNMFARAAMLPAVLTIKPGNTSGTVVELSYHEPAMELQKI
- a CDS encoding response regulator transcription factor, coding for MIKTAIVEDQVRYRDLLRTILSNSDNIELVFEREHCRNIVADVVKQTPDVLIMDIDLPGKSGIDAVVELKAVFPGVKILMLTVFEDDDKIFAAIKAGADGYLLKKDSPQKILDAIRELHEGKASMNGLIAKKVMEYFYNKKPIPEAQDFHLTKREHEILKLLVEGLSYKEIAAHCFISPETMNSHVKNIYQKLNVHSRAALAARFGNK
- a CDS encoding PD40 domain-containing protein produces the protein MRYFLTFLSIALIYSSIDAQPKSYAQAGALLQPRIFGEGVVSTGDYESHPAFSPGGDTLYFVKSGPDISKWTICVSYYKNGAWAAPSIAPFSGQYMDADPFFTKDGKTLYFISNRPLKAGDPAKADMDIWKMERTKMGWSEPVRMEAPVNSDKSEYYPTLTDKGTLYFGSRRDGGLGGSDIFRSVLVDGKYQQPENLGEAINTPGSEYEPFIFPDEKILIFLAARPDHLDNADLYVSYNENGKWTPAERLPEPFNSGVTEFSPKVSRDGKYFFFASSRNRNPATTAKPETATEMDKRLHSAGNGLSDIYQVDLSALNLRKP
- a CDS encoding molybdopterin-dependent oxidoreductase translates to MKQQHLITRRRAIIAGLTSLSGMLLPACSQPLPPTYGNILRMGDVLTYKAHRALLPGQSLVKEYAYGDISSFPATGTIDPSVHSEAYGPFLKNGFGDWRLSVEGRVARPGLYSLADLQKFPMRKQITRHLCEEGWSAIAEWTGVPLSVVLQHAGILPTARFVNFVAYDGYRESIDLLDAFHPQTLLAYGMNGRDLSIPHGAPVRARVETQVGYKSIKFLERVVVSDDFIDNGDIGWAWYVGI
- a CDS encoding response regulator, with the protein product MHVLVVDDLKEDRFIIKKLLTPRFNVTTLSSAPEARAFAMSRGFDVAVVNAMLREDLDGIALLRDLKAICPNNFLALACTCHPEPSRTRKLLQAGFKDILLKPFDVNAFTFLVNEGRA
- a CDS encoding rubredoxin domain-containing protein; amino-acid sequence: MQGDEKRDLIRVFVKGGFLSPAALLKIMELSKSLGNKYVLFGSRQDIMFPRNQAGEAQVDAVFNAIKIEHELSGDQSVHQNIVSSYVAVNVVDTTPWVKEDTYNVLIDAFEFTPRLKINIVDPMQSLVPLFSGELNFIASREENYWYLYIRDTRKGNLLECWPKLIFGQDIPKIARELEKIFQEFLPFTTEELYLVLKNNYVRINYHPITEKLAFTETAFPYYEGLNAMLNNQYWLGLYWRNNQYDIEFMSAACRLCQETNISKINIIPWKAFVVKGIKASDRLRWQKVMGKFGINERHSSLELNWHLPVIDAEALELKRFLVRELDQQDISTHGLTFSIKTNRESFHFTSVVIARSQIGGTTTGEYYDISYAKDFNPNTITYIPYARRVSKELIPALLIELSKLYFRQLNPEKEPAKSPAAPTVNGHPDSIYQCSNCLTVYDQKYGDEIAHVPAGTAFSELPETYRCHVCDSEKKYFVAVKE
- a CDS encoding transglutaminase domain-containing protein; translated protein: MHRYVIVLFFLVTVGPAFSQNTNSSSLKLLSSRITRGLSEPRKKLDAIFYWVTDNIEYDVAIYSKWLSGHNMYEDFDLNYRDSIEYNEAVANVVANRKKAVCDGYARLFKSLCNHAGIPCEVVNGMAKGVINDELQPHAWNAVRLSGKWYLIDPTWASGHVTDTFTKELDMFYYLTPPEKMFLNHLPDEQKWTLLDKSFNAERFSQSPVANIEVIKNGLIDYYPKTKTIMLRPGESATVWLLFDKSPSDLDIEISAKGWPETRASRLNIELTEKVADSLYRIDPDYFKEIEKIQIVSKKVIQNKVEFVIKPLTDIKGIQIHVDYGFPALVYETSTAKKGVIIH
- a CDS encoding cytochrome b/b6 domain-containing protein; the encoded protein is MPSLSVTNGQHKRWVRISHWIIAMSFVALVFSGYEMLMTHPRLYWGEVGNDLTPALLELPVSRNYHHNGWTQRESFFDRPGSPVSAGRTYDIFNQNGWGRSLHFLAGWFLFVTGAIYLLAGAFTGHFRKRLLPRRDEFTWRSFLRDVGDHLRMQIPKGGGPYGLLQKCTYVTIVFFLLPLMVVTGVTMSPAVTAAYPFLLKMFGGVQSARTIHFFAFVALVLFLVVHVVMVIRSGFRQQMRGMTLGK